A genomic window from Antedon mediterranea chromosome 4, ecAntMedi1.1, whole genome shotgun sequence includes:
- the LOC140046551 gene encoding influenza virus NS1A-binding protein homolog, whose amino-acid sequence MAENYEDDDQYPREEQVADIMLVYSDDQGPMSTLKCMNELRKHRQNIDLILSVGNQEILAHRAVLSCTSPYIADLCRRQHSEGLLMHSLEGVDANAVEMIVNYSYVSQLEVPHNQVKEIYKAARHLEVSRVRSACKDHIVSYLSAKNSLGMRLFAEAQKDKDLIATIDSFILENIEDITLSNEFHQLPRLQIEVIAMKELACVSDRVIFEMALDWTRRTVRHGSDITTLMQSVQTLLLTEGNLLKDVNEMENLDPELILDYGLCEQANVELTPDKNICNNNSTNKLSPCNSIASRKLILTPQDLKSEKKFKNKWKVIASADMEGERYVAVALLNGILSSITLYEKPTTPRSSPSPRMHRILSIDSECSHPLLAQMKNAKSAIGTAEIDGKLIALGGYDRGECRNTVEMYDPVSNQWASLAPMTLPRGRFEVGVIHGKVYAVGGSNGHAELKQCEVFDMDTNKWKRITNIQSERHSSGATVLNDKLFVVGGTSGGKGLRTCEVYDPSTNAWSFIAPLVQGRSQVAVISLQGRMYAVGGSDSWLCLNSVEMYNPENDEWQIITHMKSNRRGAGLCQYDGKLYVFGGSDGSNVLNTVECYDPENDEWTAITSMETPRVNVGVVAIDGKIYAVGGFDGKNFLNTMECYDPEINQWTMHATHIFRNRARCSTPSPPGSPMSELNLSI is encoded by the exons accaATATCCACGCGAGGAACAGGTAGCGGACATTATGCTAGTTTACAGCGACGACCAGGGACCTATGTCAACATTAAAATGCATGAATGAACTTCGTAAACACCGTCAAAATATTGATCTGATTCTTTCCGTTGGTAACCAGGAGATCCTTGCCCACCGTGCTGTGTTGTCATGTACGAGTCCTTACATCGCAGATTTGTGTCGTCGACAACATAGTGAGGGTTTATTGATGCACAGTTTAGAAGGAGTTGATGCAAATGCTGTTGAAATGATTGTAAACTATTCTTACGTTTCACA acTTGAGGTGCCACACAATCAAGTAAAAGAGATCTACAAAGCTGCACGACATCTGGAGGTTTCACGTGTTAGGTCTGCATGTAAAGATCACATAGTCAGTTACCTTAGTGCAAAGAACAGCTTAG GAATGCGCTTATTTGCCGAAGCTCAAAAAGACAAGGATTTGATAGCAACCATTGACTCGTTTATCCTGGAGAATATCGAAGATATCACATTAAGTAACGAATTTCATCAATTACCACGACTTCAG ATTGAAGTGATAGCCATGAAGGAGCTGGCTTGTGTAAGTGACCGTGTCATTTTTGAAATGGCCCTTGATTGGACAAGAAGAACTGTGAGACATGGTTCTGACATTACCACTCTGATGCAATCG GTTCAAACTTTGTTGTTGACTGAGGGAAATTTACTTAAAGACGTTAATGAGATGGAGAACCTCGACCCAGAACTGATCTTGGACTATGGTCTGTGTGAACAAGCCAATGTAGAGTTAACGCCAGACAAAAACATCTGCAATAACAACTCTACTAATAAATTATCACCATGTAACAGCATTGCCTCGCGTAAGCTTATTCTGACTCCACAAGATCTTAAATCcgaaaagaaatttaaaaataaatggaaGGTCATTGCGTCTGCAGACATGGAAG GAGAACGGTATGTAGCTGTAGCGCTACTAAATGGTATCTTAAGTTCAATAACCTTATATGAAAAACCAACCACACCTCGATCATCGCCATCTCCTAGAATGCACCGAATATTATCAATCGACTCTGAATGTTCACATCCCCTGCTGGCCCAGATGAAGAATGCAAAGTCGGCCATTGGAACTGCAGAAATAGATGGCAAGCTCATTGCATTAG GTGGCTATGATCGTGGAGAATGTAGGAACACTGTTGAGATGTATGATCCAGTGTCCAATCAGTGGGCTTCGCTTGCTCCAATGACATTACCCCGTGGACGCTTTGAAGTTGGGGTAATACACGGCAAAGTGTATGCAGTCGGTGGATCCAACGGGCATGCGGAGTTAAAGCAGTGTGAAGTGTTTGATATGGACACAAATAAATGGAAACGAATCACAAATATCCAGTCAGAAAGACACAGTTCAG gtGCTACAGTATTGAATGACAAGTTGTTTGTAGTTGGTGGTACAAGTGGAGGTAAAGGATTAAGAACGTGTGAAGTGTATGACCCCAGTACCAATGCATGGTCATTCATTGCACCTCTAGTACAAG gtCGTTCGCAAGTTGCTGTTATCTCTTTGCAAGGTAGAATGTATGCTGTTGGTGGCTCTGATTCATGGTTGTGCCTTAATTCTGTTGAAATGTACAATCCAGAGAATGATGAGTGGCAGATTATCACACACATGAAATCAAACAGACGAGGAGCTGGCCTGTGTCAGTATGATG GAAAACTGTATGTTTTTGGTGGCAGTGATGGTTCTAATGTTCTGAACACCGTAGAATGCTACGATCCTGAAAATGATGAATGGACAGCAATCACAAGTATGGAGACTCCACGTGTTAACGTTGGTGTTGTAGCTATCGATGGAAAAATATATGCTGTTGGTGGCTTTGATGGCAAGAATTTTCTGAATACCATGGAATGTTACGACCCTGAGATCAACCAGTGGACGATGCATGCCACACATATTTTCCGAAATCGAGCACGCTGTTCAACGCCCTCGCCTCCAGGATCTCCTATGAGCGAGTTAAATCTGTCCATATAA
- the LOC140047988 gene encoding selenoprotein F-like: protein MPSFVKFLSYLAVLSANVFGDQVIDSNKCTDLGFSSTLLCSSCKSLNEFQLDKVLDSCRECCEQDEEADSKKYHSAVLEVCGUKLGRFPQIQAFIKSDKLKKFQNLKIKYVKGADPVIKFHDENNKVQETLGIEKWNTDTVEEFLQTRLHML, encoded by the exons ATGCCGAGTTTTGTAAAGTTTCTGTCATATCTGGCTGTTCTATCAGCCAAC GTTTTTGGTGATCAGGTTATAGATTCAAACAAATGCACTGATTTAGGTTTTTCATCAACACTTTTGTGCAGTTCATGTAAAAGCTTAAATGAATTTCAACTTGATAAGGTATTAGATAGCTGTAGAGAATGCTGTGAACAGGATGAAGAAGCGGATTCAAAG AAATACCATAGTGCAGTTCTAGAAGTGTGTGGATGAAAATTGGGGAGATTTCCACAGATCCAAG CATTTATCAAGagtgataaattaaaaaagtttCAAAATCTCAAGATCAAA tATGTAAAAGGTGCTGATCCTGTCATCAAATTCCATGATGAGAACAACAAAGTTCAGGAAACACTCGGCATTGAGAAATGGAACACAGATACTGTGGAAGAATTCTTACAAACACGTCTGCATATGCTTTAG